One genomic segment of Streptomyces liangshanensis includes these proteins:
- a CDS encoding DNA polymerase, whose translation MQRAGMVVDETYVQELGANLTYEEQHYADVARWYGVENVNSTRTLAEALVGMGEHLTERTGSGALKVDKAVLSALADLSLQGERLNIRTPNPLAEAVIRSKRAGKWRASYADTFLEVMDAGGWCHPFVHSMAARTGRMSVTRPALQTLPSSDQMIRRALLADPGHVMISCDFSAVEMRILAALADVRRMRDGFLAGEGIHSFTARLVPGGGGHGVGPQGHEGGRVLEGLRGRRTHGCPPDRGQ comes from the coding sequence ATGCAGCGCGCGGGCATGGTCGTTGACGAGACCTACGTACAGGAGCTGGGGGCCAACCTGACGTACGAAGAGCAGCACTACGCCGACGTGGCCCGCTGGTACGGCGTCGAGAACGTCAACTCCACCCGGACCCTGGCCGAAGCGCTCGTTGGCATGGGCGAGCACCTGACGGAGCGCACCGGGAGCGGCGCCCTGAAGGTGGACAAGGCAGTCCTCTCCGCCCTGGCGGACCTGAGCCTTCAGGGCGAACGCTTGAACATCCGCACACCCAACCCCTTGGCCGAAGCCGTGATCCGCTCGAAACGGGCCGGGAAGTGGCGAGCGTCCTACGCGGACACCTTTCTTGAGGTCATGGACGCCGGGGGCTGGTGTCACCCCTTCGTGCACTCCATGGCGGCCCGGACGGGTCGCATGTCCGTGACCCGCCCCGCGCTTCAGACCCTGCCCAGCTCAGACCAGATGATCCGGCGGGCACTGCTCGCGGACCCGGGTCACGTCATGATCTCGTGCGACTTCAGCGCCGTTGAGATGCGCATCCTTGCCGCCCTGGCGGACGTGCGCCGGATGCGGGATGGCTTCCTTGCCGGGGAAGGCATCCACTCGTTCACGGCCCGGCTCGTCCCGGGGGGCGGGGGCCACGGAGTCGGACCGCAAGGTCATGAAGGGGGCCGGGTTCTCGAAGGTCTACGGGGGAGGCGTACGCACGGCTGCCCGCCAGACCGGGGCCAGTGA
- a CDS encoding DNA polymerase encodes MKGAGFSKVYGGGVRTAARQTGASEEAMARAFAECDRLYPEIKRESRRWQRKAYEFGMVFVSATGRRLPLDRDRTYAVVNYACRSVARDCLGQALLNIEEAGLLDMLKLPIHDEVLLSAPREDVRDVACAIEKAMTFDLYGVPIEATAETGGRSWGSLYGSDF; translated from the coding sequence ATGAAGGGGGCCGGGTTCTCGAAGGTCTACGGGGGAGGCGTACGCACGGCTGCCCGCCAGACCGGGGCCAGTGAAGAGGCCATGGCCCGCGCCTTCGCGGAGTGCGACCGCCTGTATCCGGAGATCAAGCGCGAGTCCCGCCGGTGGCAGCGCAAAGCGTACGAGTTCGGCATGGTTTTCGTCTCCGCGACGGGGCGCCGCCTGCCGCTGGACCGGGACCGCACTTACGCGGTGGTCAACTACGCCTGCCGGTCGGTGGCCCGGGACTGCCTGGGGCAAGCCCTCCTCAACATCGAGGAGGCGGGGCTCCTGGACATGCTCAAGCTCCCGATCCATGACGAAGTCCTCTTGTCCGCCCCGCGTGAGGACGTCCGGGACGTGGCGTGCGCGATCGAGAAAGCAATGACCTTCGATCTGTACGGCGTCCCGATCGAAGCCACGGCGGAGACCGGGGGCCGGTCCTGGGGGAGCCTCTACGGCTCCGACTTCTGA
- a CDS encoding alpha/beta fold hydrolase, translating into MATYVLLPGAGTDTWYWHPLEAELRARGHDVVAVDLPCEDNAAGLAEYADAAVGAVGGRGDLIVVAHSFGGFTAPLVCDRLPVGLLVLLQAQIPAPGESPGEWWGNTGHEEARREQDERDGRDPDDTVALFHHDTPPELAAGAQEHARAQSATPFMKPWPLAAWPAVPTRFLLARDDRFLPAAYLRRIVRERLGFTPDEMPGDHCPMLGHPRELADRLEAYRTELSL; encoded by the coding sequence ATGGCCACGTACGTCCTGCTTCCCGGCGCCGGGACCGACACCTGGTACTGGCACCCGCTGGAGGCCGAGCTGCGCGCGCGGGGCCACGACGTGGTGGCCGTCGACCTGCCCTGCGAGGACAACGCGGCCGGGCTGGCCGAGTACGCGGACGCGGCGGTCGGGGCCGTCGGGGGGCGCGGGGACCTGATCGTGGTGGCCCACTCCTTCGGCGGGTTCACCGCCCCGCTGGTCTGCGACCGCCTGCCGGTCGGCCTGCTGGTGCTGCTCCAGGCGCAGATCCCGGCGCCGGGCGAGAGCCCGGGCGAGTGGTGGGGCAACACCGGTCACGAGGAGGCCAGGCGGGAGCAGGACGAGCGGGACGGCCGGGATCCGGACGACACCGTGGCGCTGTTCCACCACGACACCCCGCCCGAACTGGCCGCCGGGGCCCAGGAGCACGCGCGGGCGCAGTCGGCCACCCCGTTCATGAAGCCCTGGCCACTGGCCGCGTGGCCGGCCGTGCCCACGCGGTTCCTGCTGGCCAGGGACGACCGCTTCCTCCCCGCCGCGTACCTGCGGCGGATCGTGCGGGAGCGGCTCGGCTTCACCCCGGACGAGATGCCCGGCGACCACTGCCCGATGCTCGGCCACCCCCGCGAACTGGCCGACCGCCTGGAGGCGTACCGCACGGAGCTGTCGCTGTAG
- a CDS encoding diaminopimelate decarboxylase translates to MGLDRETDEDHSRGNDPGDDRESGHAAGREDGPAAEGAPARRDRAVLAAVAQGLLSEERAVIALLDVAGIRASAAALRSAFAEVTAPGTAVLHAFAVKATPLVPVLRLLYDEGIGAEVASPGELALAAAAGVRAEHTVLDSPAKTTAELRQALALGVAVNADNPQELGRLDALVGSPGPGPRSPLGLRVNPQVGGGSIGALSTATATSKFGVALRDEGSRSWVVRACLDRPWLTRLHTHTGSQGVPLELMARGVRETYELAEEINAAAGRQQIDTIDIGGGLPVNFTSDDETPTYAAYARLLRDTVPGLLDGRYGVVTEFGRSLLAKHGTVLARVEYAKSAGGRPIAVTHAGAQLATRTVYDPASWPLRIAAYDAGGHPRTGPVVAQDVAGPACFAGDLLAENRSLPLLGQGDLVAALDTGAYYFSNHYAYNSLARPGIYGFLPSPGDGGGIRFATVRTPQTVEEIVAESGGAHADALRADRDELPEGH, encoded by the coding sequence ATGGGCCTGGACCGCGAGACCGACGAAGACCACAGCCGGGGGAACGACCCCGGGGACGACCGGGAGAGCGGGCACGCGGCCGGCCGGGAGGACGGCCCGGCCGCCGAGGGCGCGCCCGCCCGGCGCGACCGGGCCGTACTGGCCGCCGTCGCGCAGGGGCTGCTCAGCGAGGAGCGGGCCGTGATCGCCCTGCTCGACGTGGCCGGGATCCGCGCGTCCGCCGCCGCGCTCAGGTCCGCGTTCGCCGAGGTCACCGCCCCCGGCACGGCCGTCCTGCACGCCTTCGCCGTGAAGGCCACCCCGCTGGTCCCGGTCCTGCGGCTGCTGTACGACGAGGGCATCGGCGCCGAGGTCGCCAGCCCCGGCGAACTGGCGCTGGCCGCGGCGGCGGGCGTACGGGCGGAGCACACCGTGCTCGACTCCCCCGCCAAGACCACCGCCGAGCTGCGCCAGGCCCTCGCCCTCGGCGTCGCGGTCAACGCCGACAACCCGCAGGAGCTGGGCCGCCTCGACGCGCTCGTCGGCTCGCCAGGCCCCGGCCCCCGCTCGCCCCTCGGCCTGCGCGTCAACCCGCAGGTCGGCGGCGGTTCCATCGGCGCCCTGTCCACCGCCACCGCCACGTCCAAGTTCGGCGTCGCCCTGCGCGACGAGGGCTCCCGCTCCTGGGTCGTCCGCGCCTGCCTCGACCGGCCCTGGCTCACCCGGCTGCACACCCACACCGGCTCGCAGGGCGTCCCGCTGGAACTGATGGCACGCGGCGTCCGCGAGACGTACGAACTGGCCGAGGAGATCAACGCGGCCGCCGGCCGGCAGCAGATCGACACCATCGACATCGGTGGCGGCCTCCCGGTGAACTTCACCTCGGACGACGAGACCCCGACGTACGCGGCGTACGCGCGGCTCCTGCGCGACACCGTCCCCGGGCTGCTCGACGGCAGGTACGGGGTGGTCACCGAGTTCGGGCGCTCGCTGCTCGCCAAGCACGGCACGGTCCTGGCCCGCGTCGAGTACGCCAAGTCCGCGGGCGGCCGCCCCATCGCGGTCACCCACGCGGGCGCGCAGCTCGCCACCCGTACGGTCTACGACCCCGCGTCCTGGCCACTGCGCATCGCCGCGTACGACGCCGGGGGTCACCCGCGGACGGGCCCGGTCGTGGCACAGGACGTCGCGGGGCCCGCCTGCTTCGCGGGCGACCTGCTCGCCGAGAACCGGTCGCTGCCGCTGCTCGGCCAGGGCGACCTGGTGGCCGCGCTCGACACCGGCGCGTACTACTTCTCGAACCACTACGCCTACAACAGCCTGGCCCGCCCGGGGATCTACGGCTTCCTCCCCTCGCCGGGCGACGGCGGCGGGATCCGCTTCGCCACCGTACGGACCCCCCAGACGGTCGAGGAGATCGTCGCCGAGTCGGGCGGCGCGCACGCGGACGCCCTGCGCGCGGACCGCGACGAGCTGCCGGAAGGACACTGA
- the hutU gene encoding urocanate hydratase, giving the protein MSGSRPVRAARGTELSALGWQQEAALRMLQNNLDPEVAEHPDQLVVYGGTGKAARDWRSYDAMVRTLRTLKQDETMLVQSGRPVGVLQTHEWAPRVLLANSNLVGDWANWEEFRRLEALGLTMYGQMTAGSWIYIGTQGILQGTYETFAAVAAKKFGGTLAGTITLTAGLGGMGGAQPLAVTMNDGVAICIDCDPRAIDRRIEHRYLDVKAGNLAHALQLATEARDARRPLSIGLLGNAAELLPRMLAEGAPIDIVTDQTSAHDPLAYLPLGVDFDDMAAYATEKPADFTLRARESMARHVEAMVGFMDAGAEVFDYGNSIRGEAQLAGYERAFAFPGFVPAYIRPLFSEGKGPFRWAALSGEASDIHKTDKAILELFPENESLHRWIKLAGERVHFQGLPARICWLGYGERDKAGERFNDMVASGELAAPVVIGRDHLDAGSVASPYRETESMLDGSDAIADWPLLNAMVNVASGASWVSIHHGGGVGMGRSLHAGQVTVADGTKLAGEKIRRVLTNDPGMGVIRHVDAGYDIAERVAEERGVRVPMREGAADDSAAPTTTEGTPA; this is encoded by the coding sequence ATGTCAGGATCCCGACCCGTACGGGCAGCGCGCGGTACGGAACTGAGCGCCCTGGGATGGCAGCAGGAGGCCGCCCTGCGCATGCTCCAGAACAACCTGGACCCCGAGGTCGCCGAGCACCCCGACCAGCTCGTCGTCTACGGCGGCACGGGCAAGGCGGCCCGCGACTGGCGCTCGTACGACGCCATGGTCCGTACGCTGCGCACGCTCAAGCAGGACGAGACGATGCTCGTCCAGTCCGGCCGCCCGGTGGGCGTCCTGCAGACCCACGAATGGGCGCCGCGGGTCCTGCTCGCCAACTCCAACCTGGTGGGGGACTGGGCGAACTGGGAGGAGTTCCGGCGCCTGGAGGCCCTCGGGCTCACCATGTACGGGCAGATGACGGCCGGTTCGTGGATCTACATCGGGACGCAGGGCATCCTCCAGGGCACGTACGAGACGTTCGCGGCCGTCGCCGCCAAGAAGTTCGGCGGCACGCTCGCCGGGACGATCACCCTGACCGCCGGGCTCGGCGGCATGGGCGGCGCCCAGCCGCTCGCCGTGACCATGAACGACGGCGTGGCCATCTGCATCGACTGCGACCCGCGCGCCATCGACCGCCGCATCGAGCACCGCTACCTGGACGTGAAGGCCGGCAACCTCGCCCACGCCCTCCAGCTGGCCACCGAGGCCCGCGACGCGCGCCGCCCGCTGTCCATCGGCCTGCTGGGCAACGCGGCCGAGCTGCTGCCCCGCATGCTCGCCGAGGGCGCCCCCATCGACATCGTCACGGACCAGACCTCCGCCCACGACCCGCTCGCCTACCTCCCGCTCGGCGTCGACTTCGACGACATGGCCGCCTACGCCACCGAGAAGCCCGCCGACTTCACCCTGCGCGCCCGCGAGTCGATGGCGCGGCACGTCGAGGCGATGGTCGGCTTCATGGACGCCGGCGCCGAGGTCTTCGACTACGGCAACTCCATCCGCGGCGAGGCACAACTCGCCGGGTACGAGCGGGCCTTCGCCTTCCCCGGCTTCGTCCCCGCCTACATCAGGCCGCTGTTCAGCGAGGGCAAGGGCCCGTTCCGCTGGGCGGCCCTGTCCGGCGAGGCGTCCGACATCCACAAGACCGACAAGGCGATCCTCGAACTCTTCCCCGAGAACGAGTCCCTGCACCGCTGGATCAAACTGGCCGGCGAACGTGTCCACTTCCAGGGCCTCCCCGCCCGGATCTGCTGGCTCGGGTACGGCGAGCGCGACAAGGCGGGCGAGCGGTTCAACGACATGGTCGCCTCCGGCGAACTGGCCGCGCCCGTCGTCATCGGCCGCGACCACCTGGACGCGGGCTCCGTCGCCTCCCCGTACCGCGAGACCGAGTCCATGCTCGACGGCTCCGATGCCATCGCCGACTGGCCGCTCCTCAACGCCATGGTCAACGTCGCCTCCGGGGCCTCCTGGGTCTCCATCCACCACGGCGGCGGCGTCGGCATGGGCCGCTCCCTCCACGCCGGGCAGGTCACCGTCGCCGACGGCACGAAGCTCGCCGGCGAGAAGATCCGCCGCGTCCTGACGAACGACCCGGGCATGGGCGTCATCCGGCACGTCGACGCCGGCTACGACATCGCCGAGAGGGTCGCCGAGGAGCGCGGCGTCCGCGTCCCGATGCGCGAGGGCGCCGCCGACGACTCCGCCGCCCCGACCACGACGGAGGGCACCCCCGCGTGA
- a CDS encoding allantoate amidohydrolase translates to MWRDLAPLGRDATSHGYRRYAWTAADTDCRAWFRAQAESRGLVHEVDRNGNQWAWLGDPLAGDAVVTGSHLDSVPDGGAFDGPLGVVSSFAALDELRRRGARFTRPLAVTNFGDEEGARFGLACVGSRLTAGQLTAEKAYALRDGEGVTLPRAMEAAGHDPATLGPDPERLARIGAYVELHVEQGRALDLSGDPVGIASAIWPHGRWRFDFRGEANHAGTTRLADRRDPMLTYAETVLAARREAELAGALATFGKISVEPNGVNAIPSLVRGWLDSRAPDQATLDTVVAGIETAARDAAERAGIDLGVVRESFTPVVEFEHALRDELARILAAGGRTPLPVLGTGAGHDAGILSGSIPTAMLFVRNPTGVSHSPAESAAEDDCVAGVLALADVLEGLACA, encoded by the coding sequence ATGTGGCGCGACCTCGCCCCCCTCGGCCGCGACGCCACCAGCCACGGCTACCGCCGCTACGCGTGGACCGCCGCCGACACCGACTGCCGCGCCTGGTTCCGCGCCCAGGCCGAGTCCCGCGGCCTGGTCCACGAAGTCGACCGCAACGGCAACCAGTGGGCCTGGCTCGGCGACCCCCTCGCCGGGGACGCCGTCGTCACCGGCTCCCACCTCGACTCCGTCCCGGACGGCGGCGCCTTCGACGGCCCGCTCGGTGTGGTGTCCTCCTTCGCCGCCCTGGACGAACTGCGCCGCAGGGGAGCGCGGTTCACCAGGCCCCTGGCCGTCACCAACTTCGGTGACGAGGAAGGGGCCCGCTTCGGCCTCGCCTGCGTCGGCTCCCGGCTCACCGCCGGACAGCTCACCGCCGAGAAGGCGTACGCCCTGCGCGACGGCGAAGGAGTCACCCTGCCCCGCGCGATGGAGGCCGCGGGACACGACCCCGCCACCCTCGGCCCCGACCCCGAACGCCTCGCCCGTATCGGCGCGTACGTCGAACTCCACGTCGAGCAGGGCCGCGCCCTCGACCTGTCCGGCGACCCCGTCGGCATCGCCTCGGCGATCTGGCCGCACGGCCGCTGGCGGTTCGACTTCCGCGGCGAGGCCAACCACGCGGGCACCACCCGCCTCGCCGACCGCCGCGACCCGATGCTGACGTACGCCGAGACCGTCCTCGCCGCCCGCCGCGAGGCCGAGCTGGCCGGGGCCCTCGCCACCTTCGGCAAGATCTCCGTCGAACCCAACGGCGTCAACGCCATCCCCTCCCTCGTCCGCGGCTGGCTGGACTCCCGCGCCCCCGACCAGGCCACCCTCGACACCGTCGTCGCCGGGATCGAGACGGCCGCCCGCGACGCCGCCGAGCGCGCCGGGATCGACCTGGGTGTCGTACGGGAGTCCTTCACGCCCGTCGTCGAGTTCGAGCACGCCCTGCGCGACGAACTGGCCAGGATCCTCGCCGCCGGCGGCCGGACCCCCCTCCCGGTCCTCGGCACCGGCGCCGGGCACGACGCGGGCATTTTGTCCGGATCCATTCCGACCGCCATGCTGTTCGTACGGAACCCGACCGGCGTATCGCACTCCCCGGCCGAGTCCGCGGCCGAGGACGACTGCGTGGCGGGCGTCCTGGCACTGGCCGACGTACTGGAAGGACTGGCGTGCGCATGA
- a CDS encoding formimidoylglutamate deiminase: protein MTQGPGTTYWLEHAWLDHHVEPGVAVDVADGRITAVRTETDTPPPGAVALRGLTLPGLANTHSHAFHRALRGTVQVGSGTFWTWRELMYRTAARLTPDSYHALARAVYAEMALAGITCVGEFHYLHHGPDGTPYDRPNAMGEALIAAAADAGIRITLLDTAYLASGISTARGGSVPDRHQVRFSDGTADSWAERASALHDSARDTSHARIGAAIHSVRAVPAEQLSTVAAWAEARRAPLHVHLSEQTAENEACLAVHGRTPAQLLHDHGVLGARTTGIHNTHLTDEDIALLGATHTGTCMCPTTERDLADGIGPAAQLQRAGSPLSLGSDSHAVIDLFEEARAMELNERLRTRTRGHWTAGALLHAASADGHAALGWPEAGRIEPGALADLVTIALDSVRTAGPLPRLGAETAVFAASAADVRHTVVSGRHVVQDGVHSLVPDTARALAEAIGALAHRV, encoded by the coding sequence ATGACGCAGGGACCCGGCACCACCTACTGGCTGGAGCACGCCTGGCTCGACCACCACGTCGAGCCCGGCGTGGCCGTCGACGTCGCCGACGGCAGGATCACCGCCGTCCGCACCGAGACCGACACCCCGCCCCCCGGCGCCGTGGCCCTGCGCGGCCTGACCCTCCCCGGGCTCGCCAACACCCACTCCCACGCCTTCCACCGCGCCCTGCGCGGCACGGTCCAGGTCGGCTCCGGCACCTTCTGGACCTGGCGCGAGCTGATGTACCGCACCGCCGCCCGCCTCACCCCCGACTCGTACCACGCCCTCGCCCGGGCCGTGTACGCCGAGATGGCCCTGGCCGGCATCACCTGTGTGGGTGAGTTCCACTACCTCCACCACGGGCCCGACGGCACCCCCTACGACCGGCCGAACGCCATGGGCGAGGCGCTCATCGCGGCCGCCGCCGACGCCGGCATCAGGATCACCCTCCTCGACACCGCCTACCTCGCGTCCGGCATCTCCACGGCGCGCGGCGGCTCCGTCCCCGACCGCCACCAGGTCCGCTTCTCCGACGGCACCGCCGACTCCTGGGCGGAACGCGCCTCCGCCCTCCACGACAGCGCCCGCGACACCTCCCACGCCCGGATCGGCGCGGCCATCCACTCCGTACGCGCCGTCCCGGCCGAACAGCTCTCGACCGTCGCCGCCTGGGCCGAGGCCCGCCGCGCCCCCCTGCACGTGCACCTCTCCGAGCAGACCGCCGAGAACGAGGCCTGCCTCGCCGTCCACGGCCGCACCCCCGCGCAACTGCTCCACGACCACGGCGTCCTCGGCGCCCGTACCACCGGCATCCACAACACCCACCTCACCGACGAGGACATCGCGCTGCTCGGCGCCACCCACACCGGCACCTGCATGTGCCCCACCACGGAACGCGACCTCGCCGACGGCATCGGACCCGCCGCCCAGCTCCAGCGCGCGGGCTCGCCGCTCTCGCTCGGCAGCGACAGCCACGCCGTGATCGACCTCTTCGAGGAAGCCCGCGCGATGGAGCTCAACGAACGCCTGCGCACCCGCACCCGCGGCCACTGGACCGCCGGCGCCCTGCTCCACGCCGCCTCCGCCGACGGCCACGCGGCCCTCGGCTGGCCCGAGGCGGGCCGGATCGAACCAGGGGCGCTCGCCGACCTGGTCACGATCGCCCTGGACTCGGTCAGGACAGCGGGGCCACTGCCCCGGCTCGGAGCGGAGACCGCCGTATTCGCCGCCTCCGCGGCTGATGTACGCCACACGGTCGTGAGCGGCCGTCATGTGGTCCAGGACGGGGTCCACTCACTCGTCCCCGATACGGCGCGGGCCCTCGCCGAGGCGATCGGAGCCCTGGCCCACCGCGTCTGA
- the hutI gene encoding imidazolonepropionase, whose amino-acid sequence MAKSPPNSRPNTTPDSTPDTATTFSDTAATTASTALTHIAALVTNDPSLGDGSPIGLIQDAAVVIEGDRVVWVGESSKAPPTDNALDLGGRAVVPGFVDSHSHLVFAGDRTAEFNARMSGRAYTAGGIRTTVAATRAASDADLTANVARYVAEALRQGTTTQETKSGYGLTVEDEARALRIASDHTDEVTYLGAHIVPPDHADDPAAYVALVTGDMLDACAPYARWIDVFCETGAFDGDQARAILLAGRAKGLHPRIHANQLSHGPGVQLAVELDAASADHCTHLTDADVDALAHSDTVATLLPGAEFSTRAPWPDARRLLDAGATVALSTDCNPGSSFTSSMPFCMALAVRDMRMTPDEAIWSATAGGARALRRTDIGRLTPGARADLTVLDAPSHVHLAYRPGVPLVSSVWRGGVRLLGNGVRL is encoded by the coding sequence ATGGCCAAGAGCCCCCCGAACAGCAGGCCGAACACCACGCCGGACAGCACCCCGGACACCGCCACCACGTTCAGCGACACCGCCGCCACCACGGCGAGCACCGCCCTCACCCACATCGCCGCTCTGGTCACCAACGACCCCTCCCTCGGTGACGGATCCCCCATCGGTCTGATCCAGGACGCGGCCGTCGTCATCGAAGGCGACCGAGTCGTCTGGGTCGGTGAATCAAGCAAAGCACCCCCCACTGACAACGCCCTCGACCTCGGCGGCAGGGCCGTCGTCCCCGGCTTCGTCGACTCCCACTCCCACCTCGTCTTCGCCGGCGACCGCACCGCCGAGTTCAACGCCAGGATGTCCGGCCGCGCCTACACCGCCGGCGGCATCCGCACCACCGTCGCCGCCACCCGCGCCGCCTCCGACGCCGACCTCACCGCCAACGTCGCCCGCTACGTCGCCGAGGCCCTGCGCCAGGGCACCACCACCCAGGAGACCAAGTCCGGCTACGGCCTGACCGTCGAGGACGAGGCACGCGCCCTGCGCATCGCGAGCGACCACACCGACGAGGTCACCTACCTCGGCGCCCACATCGTCCCGCCCGACCACGCCGACGACCCCGCCGCGTACGTCGCGCTCGTCACCGGCGACATGCTCGACGCCTGCGCCCCGTACGCCCGTTGGATCGACGTCTTCTGCGAGACCGGCGCCTTCGACGGCGACCAGGCCCGCGCCATCCTCCTCGCGGGCCGCGCCAAGGGCCTGCACCCCCGGATCCACGCCAACCAGCTGTCCCACGGCCCCGGCGTGCAACTCGCCGTCGAACTCGACGCCGCCTCCGCCGACCACTGCACCCACCTCACCGACGCGGACGTCGACGCGCTCGCCCACAGCGACACGGTCGCCACGCTGCTCCCCGGCGCCGAGTTCTCCACCCGCGCCCCCTGGCCGGACGCCCGCAGGCTCCTCGACGCGGGCGCGACCGTCGCCCTCTCCACCGACTGCAACCCCGGCTCGTCCTTCACCTCGTCCATGCCGTTCTGCATGGCCCTCGCCGTACGGGACATGCGCATGACCCCCGACGAGGCGATCTGGTCCGCCACCGCGGGAGGCGCGCGCGCCCTGCGCCGTACGGACATCGGCCGCCTCACCCCCGGCGCCCGCGCCGACCTCACCGTCCTCGACGCCCCCAGCCACGTCCACCTCGCCTACCGCCCCGGCGTCCCGCTCGTCTCGTCGGTCTGGAGAGGCGGGGTGCGACTCCTGGGGAACGGGGTACGACTCTGA
- a CDS encoding GNAT family N-acetyltransferase produces MSDVRSAARIRVVAPAELSEEEAEAWRELRAKSGAPANPFMEPEFTRAVGRVRPRSRIAVVRDGDEPAGFFPYETGPLGQGRAIGRGVSDCQGAVLRPGLRLAAGELLRACSLSAWEFDNLEAGQDLFVPAAAEEFESPVIDVGQGYGAYEAVLRAQSPKFLRTTTAKERKLGRETGGTRFVFDERDPLALRTLMGWKSAQYRRTGRRDRFAKEWISELVRQLAVTRAPRCSGVLSVLYAADRPVAAHFGLRSRTVLSCWFPAYDPEFAKFSPGLILHLRMAEAAAAEGIGLLDLGRGAAEYKDALKTGALRVYEGSSVRPGPRAALSWLGREPARRAHSFVRNRPRLAGYAQRTLNQVGRLRDR; encoded by the coding sequence TTGAGCGACGTACGCAGCGCCGCGCGCATCCGAGTGGTGGCGCCGGCGGAGTTGAGCGAGGAGGAGGCCGAGGCCTGGCGCGAACTGCGCGCCAAGTCCGGCGCACCCGCCAACCCGTTCATGGAACCGGAGTTCACCCGGGCGGTCGGCCGGGTACGCCCCCGGTCCAGGATCGCCGTCGTACGGGACGGGGACGAGCCCGCGGGGTTCTTCCCCTACGAAACAGGCCCGTTGGGGCAGGGCAGAGCCATCGGCCGGGGCGTCTCCGACTGCCAGGGCGCGGTCCTGCGCCCCGGACTACGGCTCGCCGCGGGCGAGTTGCTGCGCGCCTGCTCCCTCTCGGCCTGGGAGTTCGACAACCTCGAAGCGGGCCAGGACCTCTTCGTCCCGGCCGCCGCCGAGGAGTTCGAGTCACCGGTCATCGACGTCGGGCAGGGGTACGGGGCGTACGAGGCGGTCCTGCGGGCCCAGTCGCCCAAGTTCCTCAGGACGACCACCGCGAAGGAACGTAAACTCGGCCGCGAGACCGGCGGGACCCGCTTCGTCTTCGACGAACGCGACCCCCTGGCGCTGCGCACGCTCATGGGGTGGAAGTCCGCGCAGTACCGCAGGACGGGCCGCCGCGACCGCTTCGCCAAGGAGTGGATCAGCGAACTGGTACGGCAGTTGGCGGTCACGCGCGCGCCCCGCTGCTCGGGGGTGCTCTCCGTGCTGTACGCGGCGGACCGGCCCGTCGCCGCGCACTTCGGGCTGCGCTCGCGCACGGTCCTGTCGTGCTGGTTCCCGGCGTACGACCCCGAGTTCGCGAAGTTCTCGCCCGGCCTGATCCTCCACCTGCGGATGGCGGAGGCCGCCGCCGCCGAGGGGATCGGCCTGCTCGACCTGGGACGCGGGGCGGCCGAGTACAAGGACGCGCTGAAGACCGGCGCGCTGCGGGTGTACGAGGGCTCGTCGGTACGCCCGGGGCCCCGGGCGGCCCTGTCCTGGCTGGGCCGCGAACCGGCCCGCCGCGCACACAGTTTCGTACGCAACCGGCCGAGGCTGGCCGGCTACGCGCAGCGGACCCTGAACCAGGTGGGCCGCCTGCGTGACCGGTGA